Proteins from a genomic interval of Spea bombifrons isolate aSpeBom1 chromosome 4, aSpeBom1.2.pri, whole genome shotgun sequence:
- the SNRPA1 gene encoding U2 small nuclear ribonucleoprotein A', whose product MVKLTADLIEQAAQYTNAVRDRELDLRGYKIPVIENLGATLDQFDTIDFSDNEIRKLDGFPLLKRLKTLLLNNNRICRVGEGLEQVLPNLTELILTNNNIMELGDLDNLSSIKNLTYLCLLRNPVVSKRHYRLYVVYRIPQVRVLDFQKIRLAEREEAANMFKGKRGAQLAKDIAKRSKTFIPGAGLPTEKKKAGPSPGDVEAIKNAIANATTLAEVERLKGLLQSGQIPGKDKVSGTSEEAEEEMEEDVVENGS is encoded by the exons ATGGTAAAGCTCACGGCCGATTTGATTGAGCAGGCGGCGCAGTATACTAACGCCGTGCGGGACCGGGAGCTGGACCTCAGAG GCTATAAAATCCCAGTCATTGAGAACCTTGGTGCGACGCTGGACCAGTTCGATACAATTGATTTCTCAGACAACGAGATTAGGAAGCTTGACGGCTTTCCCCTTCTTAAAAGACTAAAAACCTTGCTTTTAAATAACAATAGGATATG TCGCGTAGGAGAAGGTCTTGAACAGGTGTTGCCCAACTTAACAGAACTGATCCTCACAAACAACAATATTATGGAGCTA GGAGACCTGGATAATCTGTCGTCCATAAAAAATCTCACATATCTTTG ccTTTTACGGAATCCAGTAGTTAGTAAAAGGCATTACCGACTGTATGTCGTATACAGAATCCCACAAGTCCGGGTACTGGACTTCCAGAAAATCAGGCTTGCA GAGCGAGAGGAGGCAGCGAATATGTTCAAGGGCAAGCGGGGTGCACAGCTTGCAAAGGATATTGCCAAGAGATCAAAAAC GTTCATACCCGGTGCCGGCTTGCCAACAGAAAAGAAGAAAGCCGGTCCTTCCCCTGGTGATGTTGAGGCCATTAAG AATGCCATTGCCAACGCAACTACACTAGCAGAAGTAGAGAGACTCAAAGGCTTACTTCAGTCTGGGCAGATTCCGGGCAAAGACAAAGTGTCag GAACATCCGAGGAAGCcgaagaggagatggaggaggATGTTGTTGAAAACGGGTCCTGA